GAGCACCGCATCCGCCATCGCTTCCAATGCGCGCGCGTAGTCACCCGGCAGCACTTCGGCGGCGAGACCAAAACTATTATTTCCGGAGAATGGATAAAACGAACCGCCCACCTCTTCGATGAACCGGGCGACTTCCGCCGCGGTGCGTTTCTTCGTATCTTTGGTCAGCAACGTGGCCATCAACGACGTCGCGCCCCGCAACGCGGCGGGCTCATGCACCGGTCCGCCTTCACAGAGGAGGCGCAAATGGAGATTAGGCAGACGCCGGTCGGGCCGCAGCAGGAGGCGCGCACCATTGGCCAGCGTGTGCTCGGTAAATGCATCCGAGACACGATCCACACCGGCGGCAGTCGAGACCACCGGCGCGTTGTTTTTCGGATTAAGCGAGACCTCGGTCACGCGGTCCGCGCCGAGATAGGTGCGCACGGCGCGACGGAGATCGGTCGTCGTTACCCGCGCAATCCGCGCAAAATAAGTCTTCGAAAAATCAACATCACCCGCCACCACCTCGGCCGCACCGAGTCGCGAAGCCTGGCCGGACATGGTCTTGCGTGTGTTGATTTCCCCCACCACGAGCTGGCGCAGCGCCTTGCGGATCAGTGCGGGCGCAAAGCCCTGCGCGGCCACCCGGTCCAGTTCGCGTCGCACCGCTTTGGTCGCGGCTTCGCGATGCTTGGACTCACAGATAAACGATACGTAGAACAAACCGGTCTCACCGGGATTCCAGCAGGTCGCATCGATGGAGTGAACGAGGCGCGCCTTCTCGCGAATCGCCTGCCACAGAACGGAGCTGTCGCCCTGCCCCAACAGCACGCCCAGCAAATCCAGCACGGGTGCGTCTGCATGGGTGAGGCCGGGAATCTGCCACGACAAACCGGCGCGCGTCAGCTCCACATCCTCGTGCCGGTGCAGGGCGCGCGGTGCGAGTTGCGGCGGCTCGGACAATACCAGCACGGAAGCGAGTTTCGCGCGCGGCGCGGAACCGAAATGCGTTTCCACCAATGCCTGCACGGCCGCGACATCGACATCACCGGCCACGACAACCACGAGGTTGTTGGGAACGTAGCGCGCCTTGTAATACGCAACGAGGTCATCGCGCGTCACCGCAGTGAACACATCTTTGTAACCAATGATCGGATACCGATACGGATGCTGGCGGAATGCGGTGTCGAACAGCGCCTCGCCGAGACGGTGATCTGGATCGTCATTGCCCATGGCAATCTCGCGCAGGATGACGTCTTTTTCGCGGGCGACTTCATCGGCCGGCAACGTCGAGTGGAGCACGGCATCGGCCAGCACATCGAGGGCGACACCGACATGATCCGACGGCAGATCGATGTAATAAACGGTGCGATCAAACGTGGTGTAGGCGTTGATGTTGCCGCCGTGCTCCTGGACGGTCGTGGAAATCTCACGGCCCGCACGCCGTTCGGTGCCCTTGAAGAGCAGATGCTCCAGATAGTGCGAGAGACCCGCACCCAGCAGACCGCCTTCGTGGATGCTGCCGGTTTTAACCCACACTTGCACCGATGCCACCGGAGCCGAGGTATCGCGCTGCACCAGCAACGTCAGACCATTGGCGAGCACGGTCCGGACCGGCGGTTGTTTCCAAAAGGTCTCCAAGAGTCTGAGATCGGAGGCGAACGAAGGGGCGGATTTAGGCATGTAAAAACAAGACGATGCGCACGAGCGAACGAGGCGCGAGCGACTTCAACACAAGATTCGCATCGCCAGCCACGCTGACTCGACGAGCTCAGGCCGAGGGAGCCTGCGATGCCGAAACAGTCCCACCCGTGCGCGGATGCTTGGGTTGGAACGGTTTTACAAATGCCTCTTCGAAGGTGTAAACCTCCGAAAAATCCTCACGACGATCGTTCTCGGTCTTACTGAACACGTTATATTCGATCAGATTAAAAACAATCTCACCGAAATCGCCGCAACGATTTATTCCCCATGAGTTTAACACGGTAATAGCCAAGGGCCCAAATTGATCGAGCGCATATGCACGAATGCCCATCAGCAACTCGGCGCCGGATACATGCAGCGACTGCTTGGCGCGCTCATTTTCCTTCTTCTTCAGTTCCTTGACTGCATAATCAAGTCCTTCACGTAGAAAGCCATAAGCTTTCCGGTCGTAGCGTGAATCCTCTTTGCAAATGAGATTTACAATCTCGTTGAAATCCAAATCCGACATGGTGGTAATCGCGGAGTGTGCAGACCGCTCTTCGCTGCGCAATCCGCAACCTAGCGAAAGAGAATCTCCACGAGATGTAAAATTCGCCGGCGCTCAATTGTAAACAAAGAGTAAAAATCACCAGCCTTTTTACATTACGCCTTTCAATTGTGTAACAATAGGCTGAAGTAGCTATAAATCACTATATCCATGATCTCATCGACCCAAACCAATCATCCGTTGAACAGCTTCGCCTCCTCCTCCCAGTCCGTCGGCAGCGCCCTTGAGCATGCCTGCAGCCGCCTCAAGTCCGCCGGCCTCCGCATCACCCAGCCGCGTATCGCGATCCTCACCGCGCTCATCAACCGCACCGAGCCTGCCACCATCGAGCAGATCCATCTCGATCTCAAAGACAGCGCCTGCGATCTCGTCACCGTTTACCGCTGCCTCGCCGCCTTTGAAGACCTCGGCCTCGTTCGCCGCTGCTTCTTCCACAACGGCACCAGCCTCTACCAGATCCAGCTCAGCGACGAGCCCGTCTATCACGTCGTCAGCAAAGAAGGCTCCATCCTCGAGACCCTCCCCGCCGAACTCGCCAAGGAACTTAGCGCCGTCATCGTCAAGATCGAGGCCGACCTGAAAGCCCGCGGCTACGCCGATGTTACCAACATGGCTGCGTTCTTCGCAACCGCCAGTGCCCGCCAGCCGGCCGCTGTCGCCGAGAAGGCCTAATAGCTTCAAGCGCCCAACGCGCTTAAAACAAAAGCCACGACCGATCAGGCCGTGGCTTTTTTGCGTCTGCTTTTTTAAGCCGAAGCTTAGCTGGCAAAGGCCTCGTAGCGGCGTCCAGCGGCGTCCCAATCCACGACGTTCCAATACGCCGTGATGTAGTCGGCCCGACGGTTCTGATACTTCAGGTAATAAGCATGCTCCCACACATCGAGACCGAGCACCGGCTGCGCGCCTTCCATAAGCGGTGAATCCTGATTGGCTGTGGAGCTGATCGCGAGTTTGCCGTCTTTGACCACCAGCCAGGCCCAGCCGCTGCCAAACCGCTTCGTGGCCGCTTCAGCAAACTGCGTCTTGAACGCATCGAAAGAGTCGAAGGATTTCTCAATGGCCTTGGCCAGATCATCTCCCGGCGCACCACCGCCCTTGGGACTGAGTGACGACCAGAAAAACGAATGATTCAGGTGGCCGCCCACATTGTTGCGCAACGTCGTGCGCAACGGTTCTTCCACACGATCAAGTCGCGAAATAATCGCCTCTCCGCTGAGCGCGCCCAACTCCGGATGCCCGGCCAGAGCCTTGTTCGCATTGGTGATGTAGGCCTGGTGATGCTTTCCATGATGGATCTCCATCGTGCGCGCATCGAAGTGCGGCTCGAGGGCGTCATATGCGTAGGGCAGCTTTGGCAGGCTGAACGGTTGATCGGTGGCACCGCCCGGATTCGCGCTTGTGCCTGTGGCCGCCACTGCACGACCGGCACCCGAAAGTCCCATTCCCAGCAACACAGCACCCGCTCCCAAGGTTTTCAAAACGTCACGACGGCTCAAGGATGCGGAACGATCAAGCGATGGAGTTGTTTTCATAAGAGGATGTCACCCTGACCTCAAAAATGGTTCAAGGTTCATAAAGATAACCTATTCCGTGGACCGTCTGAATAACGGACTCACCGCTTTCAAGCGGCTCCAGTTTTTTCCTCAACTGCGCCACATGCTGGTCCAGCGTGCGCGTCGTCCCGAAATAATCCACGCCCCACACCGCGTTGAGCAACACATCCCGCGTGAGCACTTCCCCTGGATGCGCCGCAAACACCTCCGCCAGCTTCATCTCTCGCGCCGTGACTGCCTCCGTGCGTCCTCCTCTCGAAACGACGAACCTGCGTCGGTCGATCTCCGCTGAACCCAGATAGAAAACCGGCGCCAGAGCAGCCGCGCTTTCCGACACCGCAATCGTCGCCCGCGAACGCCGTAGCAACGCCTCCACACGGGCCAGCAACTCCTGCACGCCGAAGGGCTTCGTCACGTAGTCATCCGCGCCGAGTTTCAGACCCACCACCTTGTCGATTTCCTCGCCCTTCGCCGTGAGAAACAACACCGGCGTGCGCCCGCCGCCCGCACGCAATTCGCGGCACACATCGTAACCGCTCATCTTCGGCATCATCACATCCAGAATCACCAAATCAAACTTGCCCTGCGGGTAGAGCTTCAGCGCCTGCACTCCGTCCGCCGCGGCGATCACCTCGTAACTTTCACTTTCTAGCGTGGCGATGAGCCCCAGACGGATGGGCGTGTCGTCTTCGGCGATCAAGATTCGGGCCTTCATGGTAATTCGAGAATAAATTCGGCGCCGCCGCCCGCTCGTGGCGAATGACTCAACTCTCCGCCCATCCCGCGTGCAAGTTGACGCGCGATGCTCAAGCCCAGGCCCGCGCCGTCCCTTTCCCTCGTCAGCGTTTCGTCCACCCGGTGGAATTTATGGAAAATACGACTGCGATGCTCCGCCGGCACGCCGGGCCCGCGATCACTCACGCGCACCTCCGCGCCACCGCCCGCCCGCATGATCAGTGACACAGTCACTTCGCCTCCATCCGCCGCGTATTTGCAGGCGTTATCAATGAGGTTGATCACGATCTGTCCGACCGCGTCGCGATCCGTCTTCACCACGCCGCCCGCTTCAGGGAAATCCCTTAGCAACGTCAACCCCGACTCGGCTACACGGGGCGCATGCATATCGCACAACGCCGCCAACTCCGCCACCAGATCAATCTCTGCAAGTTCGAACCGCTTTTGCCCCTGCTCCAGCCGGCTGAAATCCAAAACATTGTTCACCAACCGCGCCAACCGCTGCGTCTCGCGTCCGATAGTGCGGAGGTAGTCCTGCCGCTTTCCCTCGTCGGGCACACGCCCCTGCTCCAGCAATTCCGAATAAAGCCGGATGGTCGTGAGCGGAGTTTTAAATTCGTGGGACACATTCGCGACGAACGAGATTTTTTGCACCGCCTCCTCTTCGCTGCGCCGCGCGTGCCGCAATAACAGCGTGCCGCCCACCAGAATCGCCGAGACCAAGGTTCCCGCCAAAACCCCGCTCAACGCCATCAAAACTCCGTTGGAAATCTGAGTCGATTCGCTCTCCTCCAAAAACCCCACCACCTCCCACCCCGGCAGCACCGCCTCCGAGACCGGCACAGTGATCAGAGGCGTGCGTGCCGATACCGCGCGGTCCTGCGAGGACAGCATCTTCTGCGTATACACCGCCCCTCCGATTTCACGCAGTTCGTAAATTTCACCCGGTTCGCGATCCGCCGGAAGCACATCCCCGAGACGCGCCGCGATCTGCGAAAGCTCCACCTCGACGCCGATCACCCGCCCAAACGTCAACCGTCGCCAGCCGATCAAGTGCAAGCTCCCGCCACTCTCACGCGACGGCACCCAGCCGGTCCGCTGCGGAGAACCCACCGCCCCACCCTTGAGTTTGGCGGTTACATTGAATTCGTTGCGCAATGCGTTCACTTGAGACGCGTTTGAACCCGACCAGTCTTGTTGCGCAACAGGAGCGGCGGCCTGCGACGATGTTTGATTCTTGGCAGCCTCCAACTCGATCAAACGCGCCATCCTTTCTTTTTCCTCACCCGTGGACGTGTGATTGATGGTCGCTTTAACCAACGGGTTCGTGCGTTTCCATTCGGCAAGATAGCCGTCCAGCCTGGACTCGTCTTCGGGTGCTTCGAGCAGCGTCGCCATCAACCCGCTCTGCACATCGCCGACCAGCAGCTCCACATTTTCCGCGATGAGCCGCGCCCGCGCACCGACGGCCGCCTGACGTGTTTCCACCGCCGCGCGCGTCTGCTCATCCAGCCGCGCCTGTTCACGCCCCAACAACCACAACACGCCGCCGCCCACCGCCAGCGTCGGCAGCAGGAGAAGCACCCAGTAAAGCAGCACGCGCCGCGAGCCGGAGGTCATAGGCATGGGATTACGGGGTGTTCTCCGACAACACAACGCCGAGCTGACGCGCCCGTTCGCGATAAGGGAGCAAGTCGCGGTCGTTCATACCTGACACGCCGCAGTCTTTTCGGAAACAGCCCTGCGTTTGAATATGACGGCAGCAAGCACGCCTGTCATGACCGCAATCGCCGCACCCCACGCCGCGGTGACGATCAACGGTGCCAGCAGATATTCACCTTCGTCGGGAGTCGTCGGCAACAGGCTGATTCGCCAAGCGTCCGCCTCATACTTTTCCAATGCCTGCATACGGGCGATTCGGTCAAAATTCATTTTGTCCATCTTATACAAACCCTTCTCCTCATCTGCATTTTTGACCAACACCTGATATTGTTTATCCTTTTCCAGTTCATCGCCTCTCAATTCCGATCGACTTTCTCGATAAGTAACGACCGCACGCTCGCAGTTCTGAACCTGCTGCTCCATCTCCTCCACCCGCTTTTGATAATAAGCGATATCTGCGTCAGAAATTCGCCCACTTGCATTGGAAGCCACGGCCTCTTGCAGAAAAAAATCAACGATTCGCGTAGCTAGATAGCGGTCGGGGTGACGGTAACGTATCTCCACCGTCCTCGTCTTTGAGTCGATTACCAGAATCCGGTTGGCCAAAATCCGTCGATTAATGAAATCGTCTGAATCATCCGCCAATCCATAAGGCCAAAAAAAAGCCTTCCGATCTTCGACCGAAAAACGGTCGATCACGAGTGATTGCATTTTTCTCGAATTCAAAACCGCGTGTGCCGTGTCTATGTTTGCCCTACTTCTATCAACGAAGAATGAAAAGACGGTGGGCACCATGTCCACATGATCCCGAATCTGTGTTCTAGGAATCTCCAGTGCCCCACGGGCTTCATACAAACGCGTCTGTCCCGAAACATAGATCGCGGTGGCGATCATGATGACGAAGAAAACCCACCCGAAGATATGCCAATCAAATCGGATCACCCAGTAGCGCATCGAAAGGGGTATCGAATTGATCTTCATTTTCCTCCAGCCGCACGCTCCGCCATTTCAGTGCCGGCCAGCGGCAGCAAGGTGGTCTTCACATCCAACAACGGCCCGAGCTCATAAATATTGGTATAGCCATAAGAGTTGAGTGTCACGTAGGTGGAGACGTTGAGCGAAGCGGGCGCGATCTTCGACGCCATCGCCACCGGACTGCCGAGAAAGTTGTTGTTACAATAAATCAGCACGAGCGTGTCCTTGGTCGGAATGATCTTCGCCAACCGCTCCTCAGTGAAATCCGGAAAGGTCAGATTGACCGCGCCGCCGATATGAAGCCGCCCAAACATCGGTCCGCTGCGGGCGTCGAACAACACGGCACCGGGCTCGCGCATCTTGGCCTGAAACTCCGCCTCGGTCAGCCGACGCTGAGCCCGTATCGGTCCGGTCTTCAGAACGGCATTTTGAAACGCACTGTAATCGATCAGCGGATTGGAAAGTCCTTTGGATGAGGCGGACTCGTCGGCACAAAACGCCGCGAAGGGAAGGCTAACAACACAGGCGAACAGACAGAGGATGTTTTTCATGGGTAGTAGTGGTTCGCCAGCAGTGAACCACAAATAGCCCCGTCAGTTGTCAGCCGAACATAAGGAAGTTGTCAGGAGATTGTCAGGCCACACGGGCTCATCAGTTAAATCATCGTGGCTTTACGTCGAAAGATTAGAGCCGCCATCAGTCCGGCTAAGGCCGAAATCGCCAATCTCCATCGAACAAAACCTAAAATAGAATGCCGCACGTATTCGTCAGGCTTTGCCAACACCGGATGATCCACGACCCGTAAAAGAGGTTTTAGTGATTCCGCAGACATCGTTTCCTGACGCGCCTTCAAGTTGCCCAAAAACTCCCTGTTCAACGCAAGTCTGCGTTCATACGCCTCAACATCCAAAGGCTGGTGCGTTTTCGCATTCTTTAACTCCTCCACGTCACGAGCCTGTTGCCCAACACGTATGTTCAACTCCTCGACCCTCTGTGCTATTTCCTGCTCACGCAACAGAAGACCCGAAAATCGAAGCGTCGCATAATTTGAGTTAAGCGGAACATGTCAGTGTGCGTCCGCCCATCCGCGCTTTCGCGTAAAAAAAGTCCTCACTCCCACCGCCAAAAGCCCGCCAACCACGGCCAGTGCAAATCCCACCGCCAAGCACTTCGCAATGGGTGCGATCAAGTAGTCGGCTTCATCAGGAGGCACTGCCTTTTTATTAGGACGCCAAAACTCCGTCACCGGGCCCGAGATCATCGAAATATCGCGCATTCTCATGATGAGCTTATCCAGCAAATTTTCCTCATTCGTGTGCCGTTGCTGCATCGCCTCAAAACCCTGATCCGCAACAAACGCAGCCCCTGTAGTTTTTTCGCTTCTCTCACGGTAGGCCGTCATCGCCTCCGCCAGTTCTTGCACGTGCCGCTGCTGCGCCTGCACTCGCGGCTTCAGTTCCTCCACCTCCTTCATCGACTCATCAATTCGCTTCCGCGCCTGATAGCCGATCACTTCATCCACCAGCACACTCACCACCCGCGCCGCGACCAACCGGTCCGGATGCTGAAACTCAATGGTCAACTCGCCCTTCACCCCATCAAAGGAAACCCGCTGGTTTGCTCCCATCACCTGCTCGATAAACATCGCCGCCGCCTGCTCCGATTGAGCGGCATAAGGCGCGATGAATCCGGTTCTCTCCTCTTCGCTCATCCGCTCGATTGCACGACGAATAAGTTCGGGTGATTTGAGCGCCAACCGCAGCTCATTCCAGTCCCATCCTGACAGGCGCGCCTCACGCTCCCCTGTAATTATTGCACGATGACATTTCAACGTCCCGATCGCCTCATGCCAACGCGGTTGCCTCACCACATGTATAACTGCCACCACCATAATCGCAGTAAAAACCAGGCCAAAAATCCACAGGTCAGACTTAACGAGAGAGTGTAAAAGGTTCATAGAATAAGCCCCGACAGGGCAC
This portion of the Rariglobus hedericola genome encodes:
- a CDS encoding rhodanese-like domain-containing protein yields the protein MKNILCLFACVVSLPFAAFCADESASSKGLSNPLIDYSAFQNAVLKTGPIRAQRRLTEAEFQAKMREPGAVLFDARSGPMFGRLHIGGAVNLTFPDFTEERLAKIIPTKDTLVLIYCNNNFLGSPVAMASKIAPASLNVSTYVTLNSYGYTNIYELGPLLDVKTTLLPLAGTEMAERAAGGK
- a CDS encoding Fur family transcriptional regulator; this translates as MISSTQTNHPLNSFASSSQSVGSALEHACSRLKSAGLRITQPRIAILTALINRTEPATIEQIHLDLKDSACDLVTVYRCLAAFEDLGLVRRCFFHNGTSLYQIQLSDEPVYHVVSKEGSILETLPAELAKELSAVIVKIEADLKARGYADVTNMAAFFATASARQPAAVAEKA
- a CDS encoding response regulator transcription factor; this translates as MKARILIAEDDTPIRLGLIATLESESYEVIAAADGVQALKLYPQGKFDLVILDVMMPKMSGYDVCRELRAGGGRTPVLFLTAKGEEIDKVVGLKLGADDYVTKPFGVQELLARVEALLRRSRATIAVSESAAALAPVFYLGSAEIDRRRFVVSRGGRTEAVTAREMKLAEVFAAHPGEVLTRDVLLNAVWGVDYFGTTRTLDQHVAQLRKKLEPLESGESVIQTVHGIGYLYEP
- a CDS encoding superoxide dismutase, with product MKTTPSLDRSASLSRRDVLKTLGAGAVLLGMGLSGAGRAVAATGTSANPGGATDQPFSLPKLPYAYDALEPHFDARTMEIHHGKHHQAYITNANKALAGHPELGALSGEAIISRLDRVEEPLRTTLRNNVGGHLNHSFFWSSLSPKGGGAPGDDLAKAIEKSFDSFDAFKTQFAEAATKRFGSGWAWLVVKDGKLAISSTANQDSPLMEGAQPVLGLDVWEHAYYLKYQNRRADYITAYWNVVDWDAAGRRYEAFAS
- a CDS encoding sensor histidine kinase — its product is MGGGVLWLLGREQARLDEQTRAAVETRQAAVGARARLIAENVELLVGDVQSGLMATLLEAPEDESRLDGYLAEWKRTNPLVKATINHTSTGEEKERMARLIELEAAKNQTSSQAAAPVAQQDWSGSNASQVNALRNEFNVTAKLKGGAVGSPQRTGWVPSRESGGSLHLIGWRRLTFGRVIGVEVELSQIAARLGDVLPADREPGEIYELREIGGAVYTQKMLSSQDRAVSARTPLITVPVSEAVLPGWEVVGFLEESESTQISNGVLMALSGVLAGTLVSAILVGGTLLLRHARRSEEEAVQKISFVANVSHEFKTPLTTIRLYSELLEQGRVPDEGKRQDYLRTIGRETQRLARLVNNVLDFSRLEQGQKRFELAEIDLVAELAALCDMHAPRVAESGLTLLRDFPEAGGVVKTDRDAVGQIVINLIDNACKYAADGGEVTVSLIMRAGGGAEVRVSDRGPGVPAEHRSRIFHKFHRVDETLTRERDGAGLGLSIARQLARGMGGELSHSPRAGGGAEFILELP
- a CDS encoding Minf_1886 family protein, producing the protein MSDLDFNEIVNLICKEDSRYDRKAYGFLREGLDYAVKELKKKENERAKQSLHVSGAELLMGIRAYALDQFGPLAITVLNSWGINRCGDFGEIVFNLIEYNVFSKTENDRREDFSEVYTFEEAFVKPFQPKHPRTGGTVSASQAPSA
- a CDS encoding M16 family metallopeptidase produces the protein MPKSAPSFASDLRLLETFWKQPPVRTVLANGLTLLVQRDTSAPVASVQVWVKTGSIHEGGLLGAGLSHYLEHLLFKGTERRAGREISTTVQEHGGNINAYTTFDRTVYYIDLPSDHVGVALDVLADAVLHSTLPADEVAREKDVILREIAMGNDDPDHRLGEALFDTAFRQHPYRYPIIGYKDVFTAVTRDDLVAYYKARYVPNNLVVVVAGDVDVAAVQALVETHFGSAPRAKLASVLVLSEPPQLAPRALHRHEDVELTRAGLSWQIPGLTHADAPVLDLLGVLLGQGDSSVLWQAIREKARLVHSIDATCWNPGETGLFYVSFICESKHREAATKAVRRELDRVAAQGFAPALIRKALRQLVVGEINTRKTMSGQASRLGAAEVVAGDVDFSKTYFARIARVTTTDLRRAVRTYLGADRVTEVSLNPKNNAPVVSTAAGVDRVSDAFTEHTLANGARLLLRPDRRLPNLHLRLLCEGGPVHEPAALRGATSLMATLLTKDTKKRTAAEVARFIEEVGGSFYPFSGNNSFGLAAEVLPGDYARALEAMADAVLAPAFAKATFEIERDAQLADLQQDADDVVTVGRKLVRRKFFGTHPLAIDSHGTIEGIKALKAADLSALWKRLGVSGNVVLVAAGAFDPKVLTPKLKAFLARLPRGSAPVGTAKFMAPGEVGNFVEKQPREQAVVFQSFPGPGLKSADYYIGEVADELFSGMSSRLFERVREEKGLAYFVRSSRITGIDTGMFTFYAGTAPATADEVLVEIDAEIARVQAGKVEKTELIRCQTRLKAGRRMGLQTNGSRAMHAGLNTLYGLPVDDAATYDAHIDAVTIADLKAFAKQRFQKTLRTQLVVRP